A region from the Sphaerodactylus townsendi isolate TG3544 linkage group LG01, MPM_Stown_v2.3, whole genome shotgun sequence genome encodes:
- the LOC125429022 gene encoding p53 apoptosis effector related to PMP-22 → MMRCGLACWRCRWLLPLLLGLAIILGIISLAGRGWLESASFPYVRQASLWSDCVKQGADDYNWRCRSLMDYSWGRAAAATFLVGFIILCICFILAVIAFSIEILRFNFVRGIGGLLFLAAAFLIIGLVIYPVMFTEDIPLTGENMFSWAYGFGWATTIIVIGCAFFFCCLPNWEDEVLGNIKPYYGGSGV, encoded by the exons ATGATGCGATGCGGCTTGGCGTGCTGGCGGTGCAGATGGCTCCTGCCTCTGCTCTTGGGTTTGGCTATCATCCTCGGCATAATTAGTTTGGCTGGCCGGGGCTGGTTGGAATCGGCGTCCTTCCCCTACGTCCGCCAAGCCTCTCTGTGGTCCGACTGCGTCAAACAAGGCGCAGATGATTACAACTGGAGGTGCCGCTCTCTCATGGATTACA GTTGGGGTAGAGCTGCAGCTGCCACATTCCTTGTTGGCTTTATCATCCTGTGCATCTGTTTCATCCTAGCAGTGATTGCATTTTCTATTGAAATACTGAGGTTTAACTTCGTCCGAGGAATAGGAGGCCTTCTCTTCCTTGCTG CGGCCTTCCTAATTATAGGTTTGGTGATCTATCCTGTGATGTTCACAGAAGATATTCCACTGACAGGAGAAAACATGTTCAGTTGGGCCTATGGCTTTGGCTGGGCAACCACGATTATTGTGATAGGATGTGCATTCTTCTTCTGCTGTCTCCCCAACTGGGAAGATGAAGTCCTGGGCAACATAAAGCCCTACTATGGTGGAAGCGGAGTTTGA